A stretch of the Narcine bancroftii isolate sNarBan1 chromosome 14, sNarBan1.hap1, whole genome shotgun sequence genome encodes the following:
- the serpinf2b gene encoding serpin peptidase inhibitor, clade F (alpha-2 antiplasmin, pigment epithelium derived factor), member 2b has product MKTWTFVAILLCLFKPTLTTHGKDALVCQNTADSANPEAKKGAVVDEPRVTSAPNTSQGPGGTYQPDVAPSDSKVMLVEPEGGQEEQCSGPTPPASLQLLGKAIANFGIDTFKKVLTETKRPNVVISPLSIVLGLAQLALGSANRTERELLRALHFDPLHCSHDALHTAVNSFSHTVLCVASTLYIQQGFHLKPGFLKEMEQFYKSIPQTLSGVSANDTRKVNSWVEKMTGGKIKTFLKNVPGNIDLLLVNAVNFKGLWQVQFDPRATISEPFYLQDGSLVHIPMMQHPKYPVSIFHHEELQSEVIKMTFKQNISFIVVKPMVNQKLDAVVSRVNISDILRYVKARPMMVKLPKLNFNFGLDLKVALRSLGLDSLFMSPDLSRMSSRPLAVSAVYHKATMEVTEEGVEAAASTGVVINRSLLQCIINRPFFFLIQDDRLGIPLFLGTVKDPQPGLRKEWKEKMTLDQMMEVGKPSPK; this is encoded by the exons ggaaAGGATGCCTTGGTTTGCCAAAACACTGCCGATTCCGCAAATCCTGAG GCCAAGAAAGGAGCGGTGGTGGATGAGCCCAGGGTGACCTCAGCTCCCAACACCAGCCAGGGTCCGGGAGGGACCTACCAACCAGACGTTGCCCCATCGGATTCCAAAGTGATGTTGGTGGAACCAGAAGGGGGGCAAGAGGAGCAGTGTTCGGGGCCTACGCCACCAGCGAGTCTACAGCTTCTGGGAAAGGCCATTGCTAACTTTGGCATAGACACGTTCAAGAAGGTTTTGACAGAAACCAAGAGGCCGAATGTGGTCATCTCCCCTCTCAGCATCGTGCTGGGTCTAGCTCAGCTTGCACTGG GTTCGGCAAACAGAACGGAAAGGGAATTGCTGAGAGCTCTCCACTTTGACCCTCTGCACTGCTCGCACGATGCCCTGCATACAGCCGTCAATTCGTTCAGCCACACCGTGCTCTGTGTTGCATCCACACTCTACATCCAGCAGG GTTTCCACTTGAAGCCTGGCTTCCTGAAGGAGATGGAACAGTTTTACAAATCCATTCCACAGACTCTGAGTGGTGTGAGTGCCAATGACACCAGGAAGGTCAACTCCTGGGTGGAGAAAATGACCGGTGGCAAAATCAAAACCTTCCTGAAGAATGTTCCAGGAAACATTGACCTGCTTCTGGTCAATGCCGTCAACTTTAAAG GCTTGTGGCAAGTTCAGTTTGACCCTCGGGCCACCATCTCTGAGCCCTTCTACCTACAGGATGGCAGCTTGGTGCATATCCCAATGATGCAGCATCCCAAGTACCCCGTCAGCATCTTCCACCATGAGGAGCTCCAGAGTGAG GTTATCAAGATGACCTTCAAACAAAACATCAGCTTCATTGTGGTGAAGCCCATGGTGAACCAGAAACTTGATGCCGTTGTCAGCCGCGTCAACATCTCTGATATCCTGCGATATGTCAAGGCCCGGCCGATGATGGTCAAGCTGCCCAAACTCAACTTCAACTTCGGTTTGGACCTGAAGGTTGCTTTACGGAGTCTTG GCCTCGACAGCCTCTTCATGAGCCCTGACCTGAGCCGTATGTCAAGTAGGCCGCTGGCCGTGTCTGCCGTGTACCACAAGGCCACCATGGAGGTGACGGAGGAGGGCGTGGAGGCTGCAGCCAGTACCGGGGTCGTCATCAACCGCTCCCTGTTGCAGTGCATCATCAACCGTCCGTTCTTCTTCCTCATCCAGGATGACAGACTGGGCATCCCCCTCTTCCTTGGCACAGTCAAGGACCCCCAGCCCGGGCTGCGGAAGGAGTGGAAGGAGAAGATGACTTTGGACCAGATGATGGAGGTGGGGAAGCCCAGCCCCAAGTGA